The following proteins are co-located in the Candidatus Planktophila lacus genome:
- the pheA gene encoding prephenate dehydratase, with translation MSAADSHRFAYLGPVGTFTEAALNKITCDTDVKIPYANVTAALNAVRTGEVDYALVPIENSVEGVVARTLDELATGDPLTISGEVTLPVTFALMTKPGATEIKRIGTHPHAESQCRSYIAKNYPHAEVVPTNSTSAAAELVSKGELDAAIASSVAAEHFGLEIRDENIGDNNGAVTRFIAAQKPGWIPEPTGDDRTSMAIFIDIDHAGALLEILQVFAKRNVNLTFIQSRPTGRELGHYHFIIDVEGHINDEAVGGSVAELREICDDIRFLGSYPREVR, from the coding sequence GTGAGCGCCGCAGATAGCCATAGATTCGCCTATTTAGGTCCAGTAGGTACCTTCACTGAGGCTGCGCTAAATAAGATCACTTGCGACACCGATGTAAAAATTCCTTATGCAAATGTCACTGCCGCACTTAACGCAGTTCGCACCGGCGAAGTTGATTACGCCCTAGTCCCAATTGAAAATTCCGTGGAAGGCGTTGTCGCACGCACTCTCGATGAACTCGCAACGGGGGACCCTCTAACTATCTCTGGCGAAGTTACCTTGCCGGTCACCTTTGCGCTTATGACTAAGCCAGGTGCAACAGAAATTAAAAGAATTGGCACCCACCCACATGCTGAGTCTCAGTGCCGCAGCTACATCGCTAAAAATTATCCGCATGCAGAAGTTGTCCCAACGAATTCAACCTCTGCCGCCGCTGAGTTAGTAAGTAAAGGCGAGCTCGATGCAGCAATCGCATCAAGCGTTGCCGCAGAACACTTCGGCTTAGAAATCCGTGACGAAAATATTGGCGATAACAATGGAGCAGTCACTCGCTTTATCGCTGCCCAGAAACCTGGATGGATTCCTGAGCCAACTGGTGATGACCGCACCTCTATGGCGATCTTTATCGATATCGACCACGCTGGAGCGCTGCTTGAGATCCTGCAGGTTTTTGCCAAGCGCAACGTCAACTTAACTTTTATTCAAAGTCGCCCTACTGGCCGCGAACTTGGTCACTACCATTTCATTATTGATGTCGAAGGACATATCAACGACGAAGCAGTCGGTGGCAGCGTTGCCGAACTTCGTGAGATTTGCGATGACATCAGATTCTTAGGTTCTTACCCACGAGAGGTGCGTTAA
- a CDS encoding glycerophosphodiester phosphodiesterase has translation MKIYAHRGASYDFPEMTMAAYEGAVKQGADGFECDLRLTKDGIVVLWHDADLKRRANNAAVVHESTYAQLVAIYPQIVTLDQFIDFGITEKKSLLLETKHPVPSRTEIENQVVQKLHKEAKRIEKAGIDVTVMSFSWFAIERIKALDSKISTTYLLHDYTPWFSTRYSSAHSIGPGIELLRKKPALAQKIKAAGKKLNVWTVDEPSDIILCRHLGVDNLITNRPAFAREVLASN, from the coding sequence ATGAAGATTTACGCTCACCGCGGAGCCTCATATGACTTTCCTGAGATGACGATGGCGGCTTATGAAGGCGCGGTTAAGCAAGGCGCCGATGGTTTCGAATGCGATCTACGACTAACTAAAGATGGCATCGTAGTTCTTTGGCATGATGCAGATTTAAAGCGTCGCGCAAATAACGCCGCCGTAGTTCACGAATCAACATATGCGCAGCTAGTGGCAATCTATCCGCAGATTGTTACCCTCGATCAATTCATAGATTTTGGAATTACCGAGAAGAAATCTTTATTGCTGGAAACTAAACATCCAGTTCCTTCACGCACTGAAATTGAAAACCAAGTTGTTCAGAAATTACATAAAGAAGCCAAAAGAATCGAAAAAGCTGGAATCGATGTAACGGTAATGTCATTTTCTTGGTTTGCGATAGAGCGGATAAAAGCTTTAGATAGCAAGATTTCAACTACCTATTTACTTCACGATTACACCCCGTGGTTTTCTACACGCTACTCATCTGCTCACTCAATTGGTCCTGGCATCGAGCTACTTCGCAAGAAGCCTGCGTTAGCGCAGAAGATAAAAGCGGCCGGCAAGAAATTAAATGTTTGGACCGTTGATGAACCATCCGACATCATCTTGTGTCGCCATCTCGGCGTCGATAATTTGATTACCAATCGCCCCGCCTTTGCGCGTGAGGTTCTTGCCTCCAATTAA
- a CDS encoding PP2C family protein-serine/threonine phosphatase: MKALYFQCAARSALGLVRNGNEDSALIGAQVIAVADGMGGHAGGEVASSVAINTLSEIAPTFTAENIDLDSASDLYLNSLHTIDAQIRAVASDEPALSGMGTTLTSLFISGTEVSLLHIGDSRAYRLRGNTLEQLSADHTVLQELLDKGVISESEAQVHPQRSMLTQALMGEGNLEPSLHVFEGKVQDRYLLCSDGLSGVLTEKEIKTLIKGKDAAEAVDALIDATYINGAPDNVTIVIADIVEESSTQVEKLGAAKP; this comes from the coding sequence ATGAAGGCCTTGTACTTCCAATGCGCTGCACGTTCAGCGCTAGGTTTGGTGCGCAACGGCAATGAGGACTCTGCACTTATAGGCGCGCAAGTTATCGCCGTCGCTGATGGTATGGGTGGCCACGCAGGTGGTGAAGTTGCATCGAGCGTTGCAATAAATACGCTCTCAGAAATCGCACCGACTTTTACGGCTGAAAATATTGATCTTGATTCGGCGAGCGATCTTTATTTAAATTCACTACACACTATCGATGCGCAGATTCGCGCCGTCGCTAGCGATGAACCAGCCCTTTCCGGGATGGGAACAACTCTTACCTCTCTATTCATAAGTGGTACTGAGGTTTCTTTGCTTCATATCGGGGATTCCCGCGCTTATCGTCTGCGTGGAAACACTCTCGAGCAGCTCAGCGCCGACCACACCGTTCTGCAAGAGTTATTAGATAAAGGCGTAATTTCTGAATCAGAGGCGCAAGTACATCCACAACGCTCAATGCTGACGCAGGCGCTGATGGGTGAGGGAAATCTTGAGCCATCACTTCATGTTTTCGAAGGAAAAGTTCAGGATCGCTACCTATTGTGCAGCGATGGCTTAAGTGGGGTTCTCACTGAGAAAGAGATAAAAACTCTTATCAAGGGTAAAGATGCCGCTGAAGCAGTTGATGCCTTGATTGATGCGACTTATATAAATGGAGCACCAGATAACGTCACGATCGTAATCGCTGATATTGTCGAAGAAAGTTCCACCCAAGTAGAAAAGTTAGGAGCGGCAAAACCATGA
- a CDS encoding protein kinase domain-containing protein, translated as MMNKILGGRYQLGAMIGTGGMADVYIAQDQRLSREVAVKILRSDLAKDPTFVSRFRKEAKAAAGLNHPGVVAVYDSGEEPAPYIVMELVSGHTLRELIHGGERLPLDRALEIGGGILEAVDYSHQRGIVHRDIKPANVMITDGGDVKVMDFGIARAMDDLGATLTSTWNVVGTAQYLSPEQALGEVADTPTDIYSTGCLLYELLTGRPPFTGETPVSIAYQHVSGHLTPARQLQPDLPESVEVMLEVALSKKPEDRYISARAMLEDLNKIRAGESISTKVARGPLVSRRTAVISGISLLLVGVLAVVGLSLNGGSTPSLGNEIPNVVGLTEDQARALLGDYTVTVQRAPDPRIPKDRVASQIPLATSQATKGSAVTLTISDGPGDAIVPDDLVGMSLIDARTSLAAAGLVISRTEAAPSDEPQGTVLSVLPEPGSTITAGTGVVLTIASGEVEVPNLIGVEAIQAKTLLIQAGFLVREFNDYDAAQAVGVVIRQAPDAGTTQTIGKPVTITINKAP; from the coding sequence ATGATGAATAAAATTTTGGGCGGCCGCTACCAACTCGGCGCGATGATCGGCACCGGCGGAATGGCCGATGTTTATATTGCACAAGATCAGCGTTTATCTCGCGAAGTCGCAGTAAAGATTCTGCGTAGTGATCTCGCGAAAGATCCAACCTTCGTTTCACGCTTTCGTAAAGAAGCAAAAGCTGCCGCTGGTTTAAACCACCCAGGCGTGGTTGCCGTTTATGACTCAGGTGAAGAACCTGCGCCATACATTGTTATGGAGCTTGTCTCTGGCCACACCCTTCGCGAGTTAATTCATGGTGGCGAGCGTTTGCCACTTGATCGCGCACTTGAAATCGGCGGTGGAATTTTAGAAGCCGTTGATTATTCACATCAACGCGGCATCGTTCACCGCGACATCAAACCCGCAAACGTGATGATCACCGATGGTGGCGACGTGAAGGTGATGGATTTCGGAATTGCGCGCGCCATGGATGATCTCGGTGCAACGTTAACTAGCACCTGGAACGTGGTCGGTACCGCACAATACTTATCTCCGGAACAAGCTCTTGGTGAAGTTGCAGATACTCCGACAGATATTTACTCAACTGGTTGCTTGTTATACGAACTGTTAACTGGCCGTCCCCCATTTACCGGTGAGACTCCAGTATCAATCGCCTACCAACATGTTTCAGGTCATTTAACACCGGCTCGACAACTTCAACCTGATCTTCCCGAGAGCGTTGAAGTTATGTTGGAAGTTGCTCTATCTAAGAAACCAGAAGATCGTTATATTTCTGCGCGCGCGATGCTCGAAGATTTAAATAAAATTCGCGCCGGTGAAAGTATTTCAACGAAAGTTGCACGTGGGCCGCTTGTCTCTCGTCGCACCGCTGTTATCTCTGGAATTTCGCTCTTGTTAGTTGGCGTTCTTGCCGTTGTAGGTCTTTCGCTAAACGGCGGTTCAACTCCTTCGCTAGGCAATGAAATCCCTAACGTGGTTGGCCTTACTGAAGATCAAGCCCGGGCTCTGTTAGGTGATTACACAGTCACGGTGCAGCGTGCGCCTGATCCACGGATTCCTAAAGATCGCGTTGCCAGCCAAATTCCACTTGCAACTAGCCAAGCAACAAAGGGTTCTGCCGTAACGCTAACTATCTCTGATGGTCCAGGTGATGCGATCGTTCCCGATGATTTAGTTGGAATGTCTTTAATTGATGCCCGCACTTCACTTGCTGCGGCAGGTTTAGTTATCTCTCGCACTGAAGCTGCACCATCAGATGAACCGCAAGGAACTGTATTAAGCGTGCTTCCTGAACCTGGTTCAACAATTACCGCCGGCACTGGAGTTGTCTTAACTATCGCTAGCGGAGAAGTTGAAGTTCCTAATTTGATTGGCGTTGAAGCGATCCAAGCGAAAACGCTTTTGATTCAGGCTGGCTTCTTAGTTCGCGAATTCAATGATTATGATGCCGCGCAGGCTGTTGGCGTTGTTATTCGCCAAGCACCTGATGCGGGCACAACTCAAACTATTGGTAAGCCTGTAACAATTACAATTAATAAAGCGCCGTAA